One part of the Acetoanaerobium sticklandii genome encodes these proteins:
- a CDS encoding ABC transporter permease, with protein MSDYAINTANKKKQKQKFTINRRQYTFGVIGLSILILLSVLIASYALPDSNIATNLNAKNLAPSFDNIFGTDWLGRDMFTRTIKGLRLSVAVGALAATISVVLATILGLIASINDKCDLVVSWFIDLFLGMPHIVFLILISFALGGGVKGVVIGVAVTHWPTLTRIVRAEILQIKTSDYVKISRHMGKTSWYVATKHILPHIVPQLLIGYLLLFPHAILHEAAITFLGFGLSPHKPAIGIILSESMMYLSTGMWWLAFFPGLALIIVVKLFDVIGENLKMLYDPSSAHE; from the coding sequence ATGAGTGATTATGCAATAAATACAGCAAACAAAAAAAAGCAAAAACAAAAATTCACTATTAATAGAAGGCAGTATACTTTTGGAGTAATTGGATTGTCAATATTGATATTACTTAGTGTATTAATTGCTAGCTATGCACTGCCAGATTCAAATATTGCCACTAATCTAAATGCTAAAAATCTCGCGCCATCATTTGATAATATTTTCGGTACTGATTGGTTAGGAAGAGATATGTTCACAAGGACTATTAAGGGACTTAGACTAAGTGTTGCTGTGGGAGCATTAGCTGCAACAATAAGTGTAGTTTTAGCGACTATATTGGGGCTTATTGCAAGCATTAACGATAAATGCGATTTAGTAGTTAGCTGGTTTATAGATTTATTTTTAGGAATGCCTCACATTGTTTTTCTAATTTTAATATCATTTGCTCTTGGTGGAGGAGTAAAAGGCGTAGTTATTGGAGTAGCAGTAACTCACTGGCCGACTCTTACAAGAATAGTAAGAGCTGAGATACTGCAAATAAAGACCTCTGATTATGTCAAAATTTCTAGGCATATGGGAAAAACAAGCTGGTATGTAGCTACAAAGCACATATTGCCTCATATAGTTCCTCAGCTACTAATAGGCTACTTATTATTATTTCCTCATGCAATCTTACACGAAGCTGCTATAACTTTTTTAGGCTTTGGGTTATCTCCACATAAGCCAGCAATTGGAATAATACTATCTGAATCAATGATGTATTTATCTACAGGTATGTGGTGGCTTGCATTTTTTCCTGGGTTAGCATTGATTATAGTTGTAAAGCTTTTTGATGTGATAGGTGAAAATTTAAAAATGCTGTATGATCCTAGTAGTGCTCATGAATAG
- a CDS encoding ABC transporter ATP-binding protein — MNFFNKTKDINKENNNMDKNIDEIKIEDSDSVLLDVSGLSVSFNQYIKNLKQVELNVIHDLNLTVKKGEIVAVVGSSGSGKSLLAHAILGILPSNAIVSGNIAYNGELLNDKRKKQLRGREITFIPQSVNYLDPLMKVGKQVQIGMDKKDASKNQKKLFSRYGLKSKDEVKYPFELSGGMLRRVLISTSIRPEANLIIADEPTPGLHPEALEETKNQIKELANQGKGVIMITHDIKSALDIADKIAVFYAGSTLEVALVSDFEGEGENLRHPYTKALWQSLPQNGFKVTEGSQPMANKLPSGCLYSPRCENTCSVCKDERPKMREIRNGMVRCNNAT, encoded by the coding sequence ATGAATTTTTTTAATAAAACTAAAGACATTAACAAAGAAAATAATAATATGGATAAGAATATAGATGAAATTAAAATAGAAGATTCTGATTCTGTTTTACTTGATGTAAGTGGATTAAGTGTTTCATTTAATCAATATATAAAAAATTTAAAGCAAGTTGAGCTAAATGTAATCCACGATTTAAATCTCACAGTGAAAAAAGGTGAAATAGTAGCTGTAGTTGGTTCAAGTGGTTCAGGAAAAAGTTTGCTTGCTCATGCTATTTTAGGTATATTGCCAAGCAACGCAATTGTAAGCGGAAATATAGCTTATAATGGAGAATTGCTTAACGATAAAAGAAAAAAACAGCTTAGAGGAAGAGAGATAACATTTATTCCTCAATCAGTAAATTATCTAGACCCTCTTATGAAAGTTGGTAAGCAAGTCCAGATAGGTATGGACAAAAAAGATGCATCTAAAAATCAGAAAAAGTTATTTTCAAGATATGGATTAAAATCTAAAGATGAAGTTAAATATCCTTTTGAACTTTCTGGAGGAATGCTTAGAAGGGTTTTGATATCTACCTCAATAAGACCAGAAGCAAATTTGATTATTGCAGATGAACCAACACCAGGCCTTCACCCTGAGGCACTTGAAGAAACTAAAAATCAAATAAAGGAACTTGCAAATCAAGGAAAAGGCGTAATTATGATAACTCACGACATAAAGTCAGCGCTTGATATTGCAGATAAAATAGCTGTTTTTTATGCAGGAAGTACTCTTGAAGTAGCTCTTGTTTCGGATTTTGAAGGTGAAGGAGAAAATCTTAGGCATCCATATACTAAAGCACTATGGCAGTCTCTGCCTCAAAATGGCTTTAAGGTCACAGAAGGAAGTCAGCCGATGGCAAATAAACTGCCTTCAGGATGTTTATATTCTCCTAGATGTGAAAATACCTGTAGTGTATGTAAAGATGAAAGACCTAAAATGAGAGAGATTAGAAATGGTATGGTGAGGTGCAACAATGCAACTTAA
- a CDS encoding ABC transporter ATP-binding protein produces the protein MQLKAENLGFGYRKDEWIFRNKDFEIESGEIVGISGYSGCGKTTFGKVLCSYYKPIEGSLLLDSNEITLKNYNPIQMIFQHPEKSVNPRWKMKRILEEGYTPSQDILDMLGIESDWMDRWPIELSGGELQRFCVARALSPETKFIIADEMTTMLDGITQAKIWESLLEISKAMNIGLVVISHEKELLKKLCDRIEPFE, from the coding sequence ATGCAACTTAAAGCAGAGAATCTAGGCTTTGGATATAGAAAAGACGAATGGATATTTAGAAATAAAGATTTTGAAATAGAATCAGGTGAAATTGTAGGGATATCAGGATACAGCGGATGCGGCAAAACTACTTTTGGGAAAGTTCTTTGCAGTTATTATAAGCCAATTGAAGGAAGCTTGCTTCTTGATTCAAATGAAATTACTTTAAAAAACTACAATCCTATTCAGATGATATTCCAGCACCCTGAAAAATCAGTAAATCCTAGATGGAAGATGAAAAGAATTTTAGAAGAAGGATATACTCCAAGTCAGGATATTTTGGACATGCTAGGGATAGAAAGTGACTGGATGGATAGGTGGCCTATAGAGCTTTCGGGAGGAGAGCTTCAACGATTTTGTGTTGCAAGAGCATTATCTCCTGAAACAAAATTCATAATTGCAGATGAAATGACAACTATGCTAGATGGAATCACTCAAGCTAAAATTTGGGAATCTCTACTTGAAATTTCAAAAGCCATGAATATAGGTCTTGTGGTTATTAGTCATGAAAAAGAACTTTTAAAGAAGCTTTGTGATAGAATAGAACCATTCGAATAG
- a CDS encoding fused response regulator/phosphatase, producing MYTILVVDDTLFNRKLMLEVLETKIDNARYLQAEDGIEALEIVKTNEVDLVILDLMMPNKNGYEVLKELKNNPLYSDIPIIVNSSVTDMDSIKQTLEMGAVDYFTKPLTPEQMEVIIPLKVNNTLKYHEQNRQLKMVSRNINNEMKMAGAFQKALMSMYEDKLYPGLDLYVYFKACEHLSGDFFELVETGGTRWFIIADIKGHGAAAAMMSFMVRKMFNNIIRQESQPKDVLEKINKAYNELKIDTELVFFSAFIGKIQGNKLTYSNAGHPHPALLSLDINKGRRLDCNGHFIGFMDDTTYTQETVILEDEDCILLHTDGLYQGKQTPSVNLNRALANMIYSYSKNPSVKDLTCTVYGEYIMPDEELQDDITIVALKYKNK from the coding sequence ATGTATACAATTCTTGTCGTTGACGACACTCTATTTAATAGAAAGCTAATGCTGGAAGTTCTGGAAACAAAAATAGATAATGCAAGATATCTTCAAGCTGAAGATGGAATAGAAGCTCTAGAGATTGTAAAAACCAATGAGGTAGATTTGGTTATATTGGATTTAATGATGCCAAATAAAAATGGTTATGAGGTGCTTAAGGAGCTCAAAAATAACCCCCTTTATTCAGATATTCCAATAATAGTTAATTCCTCAGTGACTGATATGGATAGCATAAAGCAGACCTTAGAAATGGGCGCAGTAGACTATTTTACTAAGCCGTTAACTCCTGAGCAAATGGAAGTAATAATACCATTAAAAGTAAACAATACTCTTAAATATCATGAACAAAATAGACAGCTTAAAATGGTTAGTAGAAATATTAATAACGAGATGAAAATGGCAGGAGCTTTCCAAAAGGCATTAATGTCGATGTATGAGGATAAGCTTTATCCAGGCTTAGACCTATATGTATATTTCAAAGCCTGTGAACATTTAAGTGGAGATTTCTTTGAGTTAGTTGAAACAGGCGGAACCAGATGGTTCATAATAGCAGATATTAAAGGACATGGAGCAGCGGCTGCAATGATGTCCTTTATGGTTAGAAAAATGTTCAATAATATAATAAGGCAAGAAAGTCAGCCTAAAGATGTGCTAGAAAAGATAAATAAAGCTTATAACGAGCTTAAAATAGATACAGAGCTTGTATTTTTCTCCGCATTTATAGGAAAAATACAAGGTAACAAGCTTACCTATTCAAATGCAGGGCATCCTCATCCAGCGTTACTTTCTTTAGATATAAATAAAGGTAGAAGACTGGACTGTAACGGACATTTTATAGGATTTATGGATGATACAACGTATACGCAGGAAACTGTTATTTTGGAAGACGAGGATTGCATATTGCTTCATACAGATGGACTCTATCAAGGGAAACAGACTCCAAGCGTCAATCTAAATAGAGCTTTGGCAAATATGATATATAGTTATAGCAAGAATCCTTCTGTAAAAGACTTGACGTGCACGGTTTATGGTGAATATATTATGCCAGATGAAGAACTTCAAGATGATATAACTATAGTAGCTTTAAAATATAAAAACAAATAA
- a CDS encoding M23 family metallopeptidase yields MKKSYLHTKKKTQKLTLMMIPNSTSKIRQYAFSYKIIAAVVLALIMLTSMLTFFSTRYFYVNQDYQNLNRQLITLKKENTAQKVKIDYFASKSQEIESRIAKLKELENQITKAIDPKAAEAESMSVVSRSADRDFYMPEVDEADIRFVDELLSSQEKNIDELFDNIQGKITKLEKIPNSMPTDGRLTSPFGDRIHPVTKKVEFHSGIDLANNTGTNIYASATGIVLFSEINGTYGKMILVSHGNGYSTVYAHLSKQLVKAGDQVKKGDLIGKMGSTGRSTGPHLHFEIRENGTPIDPQKILVK; encoded by the coding sequence ATGAAAAAATCATATCTTCATACAAAGAAGAAAACTCAGAAATTGACATTAATGATGATACCCAATAGTACAAGTAAAATAAGACAATATGCATTCTCATATAAAATTATAGCAGCGGTTGTTTTAGCTTTGATAATGTTAACTAGTATGCTTACTTTTTTTTCAACAAGGTATTTTTATGTCAATCAAGATTATCAAAATTTGAACAGACAATTGATTACCTTAAAAAAAGAAAATACAGCTCAAAAGGTTAAGATTGATTATTTTGCATCAAAATCACAAGAAATAGAAAGCCGTATTGCAAAGCTTAAGGAACTTGAAAATCAGATTACAAAAGCTATAGATCCAAAGGCTGCTGAAGCAGAAAGCATGAGCGTAGTATCTAGATCAGCCGACAGAGATTTTTATATGCCTGAAGTGGATGAGGCTGATATTAGATTTGTAGATGAGCTACTTAGCTCTCAAGAAAAAAATATAGATGAGCTATTTGATAATATCCAAGGCAAAATAACAAAGCTTGAAAAAATTCCAAATAGCATGCCTACTGATGGAAGACTTACTTCACCTTTTGGAGACAGGATTCATCCAGTAACAAAGAAAGTAGAGTTTCATAGTGGAATAGATTTAGCGAATAATACAGGAACAAACATATATGCATCAGCAACAGGAATAGTGCTATTTTCTGAAATCAATGGTACATATGGAAAAATGATACTTGTTTCGCACGGAAATGGTTATAGTACAGTGTATGCTCATCTTAGCAAGCAACTAGTAAAAGCTGGCGACCAAGTGAAAAAGGGTGACTTAATTGGAAAAATGGGAAGCACTGGCAGGAGCACAGGGCCTCATCTTCACTTTGAAATTAGAGAAAATGGTACACCAATTGATCCACAAAAAATTCTAGTTAAGTAG
- a CDS encoding bactofilin family protein, which yields MFNKKETKIDTDFDKFDTLIGLNTSFVGDLNAKGSIRLDGQLKGKVNVEGHLFIGENALVEADIVTSSLIVSGKVTGNIEAQSFVRITSNGKVKGDITVKTLVIDEDAFFEGNCKMINSTEISE from the coding sequence ATGTTTAATAAAAAGGAAACCAAAATAGATACTGATTTTGATAAATTTGATACCTTGATAGGCTTGAATACGAGCTTTGTAGGAGATTTAAATGCGAAAGGCTCTATAAGGCTAGATGGACAGCTAAAAGGGAAAGTAAATGTCGAAGGACATCTATTTATAGGAGAAAATGCTTTAGTTGAAGCTGATATTGTTACAAGCAGTCTCATAGTATCGGGTAAGGTTACGGGAAATATAGAAGCCCAAAGCTTTGTAAGAATAACATCAAATGGAAAAGTAAAAGGAGATATAACAGTAAAAACGCTAGTGATTGATGAAGATGCTTTCTTTGAAGGCAATTGCAAGATGATAAACTCTACTGAAATATCTGAATAA
- a CDS encoding GAF domain-containing sensor histidine kinase, whose product MSFLDNIISKNNSSDDFVKYKDIVLNLDVCLLMLENGDIEYINPAGEALISRINGCSKEDYDCEICEKQINLLLEQGIGALSNSMRQRYSYITAINGQRTVFYIKIEIYKLQMDETRMMVRFEDYTDQYLAEEYMKSVNKTNSMISKISSRFLGNYDKDKAINEALRDVGMLTGADRVYVFELLKENTIIDNTYEWCNKEVDSIMGKRKQLNFQDYTWWIEEINAHEKVWIIRDCKDYDCSLNDINLLNLYNITSLFVFPIKSQNEIVGFIGADNISPSCEMNNEINKILTLVARLVGNSIESFKDKEAIIESEKRFRELFHNINSAIFIHRLEDNKVSPYFLMVNEHACHILGYSQSEFSSLTLHNLIEGDIYEDIINEINDNSHKKNMTFEVNLKAKDNSLILGEMTVTNTLLNNEEIVLIAVKDISNRRIYEKKLEDRNKELKDALVQLKEIQNQMIHQEKMAGIGQLAAGIAHEINNPLGYVMSNFDTLKKYIEIYDSAIEEFLKCSSKDKTIIKDMETDSREGSNNSTLIRRLNLIKEDMPDLIHDSKHGLDRIHKIITGLRLFSRSDESDTIEDYDLNEGIESTLLVANNEIKYYANIIKKLGNISSIKVIPVEINQVLLNLIVNAVHAIKEKSPDTQGDIIITTFEEEHSVCCSIEDTGIGIKEEIVSEIFNPFFTTKPVGQGTGLGLSISYEIIKNKHKGDLIVESTPNKGSKFTIKLPK is encoded by the coding sequence ATGAGCTTTCTTGATAATATAATAAGCAAAAATAATTCAAGTGATGATTTTGTGAAGTACAAGGACATAGTACTTAATTTAGATGTATGTCTACTTATGCTCGAAAATGGAGATATTGAATATATAAATCCAGCTGGAGAGGCATTAATTTCAAGAATTAATGGATGCTCAAAAGAGGATTATGATTGCGAAATATGCGAGAAACAAATCAATCTTTTGCTTGAACAGGGCATAGGAGCTTTATCAAATTCAATGAGACAGAGATATTCATACATAACAGCAATAAATGGTCAAAGAACTGTATTTTATATAAAAATTGAAATTTATAAACTTCAAATGGATGAAACTAGGATGATGGTTAGATTTGAAGACTATACTGATCAGTATCTAGCTGAAGAGTATATGAAAAGTGTAAATAAAACTAATAGCATGATTAGCAAGATTTCCAGCAGGTTTTTAGGGAACTATGACAAGGACAAAGCTATAAACGAAGCCTTAAGAGATGTAGGTATGCTTACTGGAGCGGATAGAGTATATGTATTTGAGCTTCTAAAAGAAAATACTATTATCGACAACACCTATGAGTGGTGCAATAAAGAAGTAGATTCTATCATGGGAAAAAGAAAACAGTTAAATTTTCAGGACTATACCTGGTGGATAGAAGAAATAAATGCCCACGAAAAGGTATGGATTATAAGAGACTGCAAAGATTATGATTGCAGTTTAAATGATATCAATCTACTAAATCTTTATAATATTACTTCACTTTTTGTTTTTCCAATAAAAAGTCAAAATGAAATTGTAGGCTTTATTGGTGCTGATAATATATCGCCAAGCTGTGAGATGAACAACGAAATCAATAAAATTTTAACCTTGGTTGCTAGACTAGTTGGGAACAGCATAGAAAGCTTTAAGGATAAAGAAGCGATAATTGAAAGTGAGAAAAGATTCAGGGAGTTATTTCACAATATTAATTCAGCAATATTTATTCACAGGCTTGAGGATAATAAAGTTAGTCCTTATTTCTTAATGGTAAATGAACATGCATGTCATATCTTAGGCTATTCGCAATCGGAGTTTAGCTCTTTAACTTTGCACAATCTTATAGAGGGTGATATCTACGAAGATATTATAAATGAAATAAACGATAACTCTCATAAAAAAAATATGACCTTTGAAGTGAACTTAAAGGCTAAGGATAATTCACTTATATTAGGAGAAATGACAGTGACAAATACGCTTCTAAACAACGAAGAAATTGTATTGATTGCTGTAAAAGATATAAGCAATAGAAGAATATATGAAAAAAAATTGGAAGATAGAAATAAAGAACTTAAGGATGCCTTAGTTCAACTAAAGGAAATTCAAAATCAAATGATTCATCAAGAAAAAATGGCTGGAATAGGTCAGCTAGCAGCAGGAATAGCCCATGAAATTAACAATCCTTTAGGTTACGTAATGAGCAATTTTGATACATTGAAGAAATATATAGAAATATATGACTCTGCGATTGAAGAATTTCTAAAATGTTCTAGTAAGGATAAGACAATAATAAAAGATATGGAAACTGACTCAAGAGAAGGGTCTAATAACAGTACTCTTATTAGAAGACTTAATCTAATAAAAGAAGATATGCCTGATTTGATTCATGATTCTAAACATGGACTTGATAGAATTCACAAAATAATAACTGGACTAAGATTGTTTTCTAGATCAGATGAGTCGGATACTATTGAAGACTACGATTTAAACGAAGGCATAGAAAGTACCTTACTTGTTGCAAATAATGAAATAAAATACTATGCTAATATAATAAAAAAATTAGGAAATATATCTAGTATAAAAGTAATTCCTGTTGAAATAAACCAAGTATTATTAAATCTCATAGTAAATGCAGTGCATGCTATTAAAGAAAAAAGCCCTGATACTCAAGGAGATATAATAATAACTACATTTGAGGAAGAACACTCCGTATGTTGCAGTATAGAGGACACAGGCATAGGAATTAAAGAAGAAATAGTATCAGAAATATTTAATCCATTTTTTACTACGAAGCCTGTAGGTCAAGGGACTGGACTAGGTCTTAGTATATCCTATGAAATTATAAAAAATAAGCATAAAGGTGACTTAATAGTGGAAAGTACTCCTAATAAGGGAAGTAAGTTTACTATAAAACTGCCTAAATAG
- a CDS encoding response regulator has translation MKSKVRILVVDDEKEILRAIRRMTFEIDLEMDYLASAFEAIKAFNDNPYDIIICDIKMPDMDGIKLLTYIKDNFPTTSRIVLSGHVDGNFIFNIIKNSIAHSYMYKPWDNDKLISLLNKLKSARTIAINEDIMEVVGSIDILPIHPNTLKMIKSGYPFDEDDEKLYSILCNDPALALRFIHIANSLNAVLKPSTLSKAIKNLTKDQINKILEDYLNDKNLVLNMVESSDLQIFWSYMMNNKEIIIRLYKHLFDKAISQEYKLIALLFDIGQLMHFEYSNLLKAKEISHEKLGAAILNLWGMPSDLIECALYHNDPYNPNVTNKDLVYLIALSNYINSIFHNREIQGFDWRGILEYFGKEESDFEQIIDTLKMKVMN, from the coding sequence GTGAAAAGCAAAGTTAGAATATTAGTAGTGGATGATGAAAAAGAGATTTTAAGGGCAATTAGACGAATGACATTCGAGATTGATTTAGAAATGGATTATTTAGCCTCTGCATTTGAAGCAATTAAAGCATTTAATGACAATCCCTATGACATAATAATTTGCGATATAAAGATGCCAGATATGGATGGAATAAAGCTTCTAACCTACATTAAGGATAATTTTCCTACTACTTCTAGAATTGTATTAAGCGGTCATGTCGATGGAAATTTTATTTTTAATATTATAAAAAATTCTATAGCCCATTCATATATGTACAAGCCATGGGACAATGATAAGCTTATATCGCTTCTAAATAAGCTAAAAAGTGCAAGAACTATAGCTATTAATGAAGATATAATGGAAGTCGTGGGAAGTATTGATATACTACCAATTCATCCAAATACATTAAAAATGATAAAATCAGGTTATCCATTTGACGAGGATGATGAGAAGCTATATTCAATACTTTGCAATGACCCTGCCCTAGCACTTAGATTTATTCATATTGCTAATTCTCTAAATGCTGTGCTAAAGCCATCTACATTATCAAAAGCTATAAAAAATCTCACTAAAGACCAAATCAATAAAATCCTAGAGGATTATTTAAATGATAAAAATTTAGTTTTAAACATGGTTGAGAGTTCAGATTTACAAATCTTTTGGTCTTATATGATGAATAATAAGGAAATAATTATTAGACTTTACAAACATCTATTTGATAAAGCAATTTCTCAGGAGTACAAGCTTATAGCTCTTTTGTTTGATATAGGTCAGCTAATGCATTTTGAATATTCTAACCTTCTCAAAGCTAAAGAAATTTCACATGAAAAGTTAGGGGCGGCCATACTTAATTTATGGGGGATGCCTTCTGATTTAATTGAATGTGCTTTGTATCACAACGATCCATATAATCCAAATGTAACAAATAAAGACTTAGTTTATCTTATCGCATTATCAAACTATATAAATTCAATATTTCATAATAGAGAGATTCAAGGTTTTGACTGGAGAGGCATATTAGAGTATTTTGGTAAGGAAGAAAGTGACTTTGAGCAAATTATAGACACATTAAAAATGAAAGTCATGAATTAA
- a CDS encoding class I SAM-dependent methyltransferase — protein sequence MIITQITELSKYILKEYIKSGDKVVDATLGNGNDAEFLAQIVGEQGRVYAFDIDSDAVEACKERLQSKYLQIDFILDSHENLNIYVKDTISAAIFNLGYLPGGNHETYTKADVTIKALNKALALLKLEGVLAIASYVGHDDFQEFNAVREFMKNLNSKAYKVIFINPENQNERAPKLFICQKIKTESGLITKLMIKKSKDLPRESVKTLKLSSDCGIVDDIHAGRTLRQISLLSQSTKSSLQDYKMGLCVNRFSENIRFDNLEIMSLKVSQQLKIADAVLEITQIGKECFEDCLIRKENKRCPLYTQALFARVIVEGEICLGDEIEPLSLK from the coding sequence ATGATAATAACACAAATAACAGAGCTCTCAAAATATATACTTAAAGAATATATAAAATCTGGAGATAAAGTAGTCGATGCGACTCTTGGAAATGGCAATGATGCAGAATTTTTAGCTCAAATAGTAGGTGAGCAAGGCAGAGTTTACGCTTTTGATATAGACTCGGATGCGGTAGAGGCTTGTAAAGAAAGATTGCAAAGCAAATATCTACAGATTGATTTTATTTTAGATTCTCATGAAAATCTAAATATATATGTAAAGGATACTATTTCAGCTGCTATTTTTAATCTAGGATATCTTCCTGGTGGAAACCATGAGACCTACACAAAAGCAGATGTTACTATAAAAGCACTTAATAAGGCTTTAGCTCTCTTAAAACTAGAAGGAGTTTTAGCTATAGCTTCCTATGTAGGACATGATGACTTTCAGGAATTTAATGCTGTAAGAGAATTTATGAAAAATTTAAACTCGAAAGCATATAAAGTTATTTTTATAAATCCAGAGAATCAAAATGAAAGAGCTCCAAAACTATTCATCTGCCAAAAGATAAAAACTGAATCAGGCCTAATTACAAAGCTTATGATAAAGAAATCCAAGGACTTGCCACGTGAATCAGTAAAAACTCTAAAGTTATCAAGTGATTGCGGGATAGTGGACGATATCCATGCAGGCAGAACGTTAAGACAGATAAGTCTACTAAGCCAAAGTACAAAATCTAGTTTGCAGGATTATAAAATGGGCCTATGCGTAAATCGATTCTCTGAAAATATAAGGTTTGATAATCTGGAAATAATGAGTTTGAAAGTTTCTCAGCAGCTTAAAATAGCAGATGCTGTTTTAGAAATAACTCAGATAGGAAAAGAATGCTTTGAAGACTGCCTTATTAGAAAGGAAAATAAACGATGTCCGTTATATACTCAAGCTTTATTTGCTAGAGTTATAGTGGAAGGAGAAATCTGCTTAGGGGATGAAATAGAGCCTTTATCATTAAAATAG
- a CDS encoding HesA/MoeB/ThiF family protein produces MLRYSRNKNLMSDEEIILLSQKKVCVLGLGGLGGYIVEMLSRIGVGSLTLVDGDVFDETNLNRQLFSSMNNLGSSKALEAEKRVKGINPLTKVIPVYEFVDSSNAMKIIANHDVIVDALDSIDLRKYIAKVCTELNLPLVHGAIAGWYGQVATIYPNDTTLDILYPKDIKKGIEKELGNPSFTPALVASIQVSEVIKLLLNRGDLLRNSFMIIDLYTNDIEVIKTK; encoded by the coding sequence ATGCTAAGATATTCGCGAAATAAAAATCTAATGTCAGATGAAGAAATTATACTTTTGTCTCAAAAAAAGGTCTGCGTATTAGGCCTAGGAGGTCTTGGGGGCTATATTGTAGAAATGCTTTCTAGGATTGGAGTTGGGAGCCTAACTTTAGTGGATGGAGATGTTTTTGATGAAACAAATTTAAATAGACAGCTTTTTAGTTCAATGAACAACTTAGGAAGCTCGAAAGCTCTAGAAGCTGAAAAAAGAGTAAAGGGAATCAATCCTCTAACTAAGGTTATTCCAGTCTACGAATTTGTAGACTCTTCAAATGCGATGAAAATAATTGCCAATCACGATGTAATAGTGGATGCTCTTGATTCCATTGATTTGAGGAAATATATAGCTAAGGTCTGTACAGAGCTAAACCTTCCTCTAGTTCATGGAGCAATTGCTGGTTGGTACGGTCAGGTTGCAACAATTTATCCAAATGACACTACTCTAGACATACTATATCCTAAGGATATTAAAAAGGGTATAGAAAAAGAGCTAGGAAATCCATCGTTTACCCCAGCACTTGTAGCTTCGATTCAAGTGAGTGAAGTAATAAAATTACTTTTAAACAGAGGAGATTTGCTTAGAAATTCCTTTATGATTATAGATCTTTATACAAACGACATAGAGGTAATTAAAACTAAATAA
- the accB gene encoding acetyl-CoA carboxylase biotin carboxyl carrier protein — protein MQINEIKELAMLMNSAGLSDIELKIPGMEIKLKKQGAFVQMTSTPAVEETKDQVQIHIESKPEEKVTKSLNGKEVKSPIVGTFYSSPSPDSPAYVKVGDTVKKGDVLCIIEAMKMMNEIEAELDGKIVEILVANESAVEFGQPLFLIEGV, from the coding sequence ATGCAAATAAACGAGATAAAAGAATTGGCTATGTTAATGAATAGCGCTGGACTTAGTGATATAGAGCTTAAGATTCCAGGAATGGAAATAAAGCTTAAAAAGCAAGGCGCATTTGTTCAGATGACATCAACGCCAGCCGTTGAAGAAACAAAAGACCAAGTACAGATACATATAGAATCAAAGCCGGAAGAGAAAGTAACTAAATCTCTTAATGGCAAAGAAGTAAAATCACCAATCGTAGGAACTTTTTACAGTAGTCCATCTCCAGATTCACCAGCCTATGTCAAAGTAGGAGATACAGTCAAAAAAGGCGATGTCCTATGTATCATTGAAGCTATGAAGATGATGAACGAGATAGAAGCTGAGCTAGATGGAAAAATAGTTGAGATATTAGTAGCAAATGAATCAGCAGTTGAGTTTGGGCAGCCGCTATTTCTCATAGAGGGAGTTTAG